In a genomic window of Nostoc sp. UHCC 0870:
- a CDS encoding DevA family ABC transporter ATP-binding protein: MKNEPVIAISNLNHYYGKGALRKQILFDINLEIYPGEIVIMTGPSGSGKTTLLSLIGGLRSVQEGSLKFLGVELSGANQNKLVQIRRSIGYIFQAHNLLGFLTAKQNVQMAVELNEHISQEEAIAQSQAMLTAVGLENRVEYYPDNMSGGQKQRIAIARALVNNPPLVLADEPTAALDKQSGRDVVEIMQRLAKDQGTSILLVTHDNRILDIADRIVEMEDGILARDSQTAIISYDAGAWTENNS; the protein is encoded by the coding sequence AAACAAATTTTATTTGATATTAACCTTGAAATTTATCCCGGAGAAATTGTGATTATGACCGGGCCATCAGGTTCAGGTAAAACTACATTACTGAGTTTGATTGGTGGTTTGCGTTCTGTGCAAGAAGGCAGTTTAAAATTTTTAGGTGTAGAATTATCTGGTGCAAATCAAAATAAATTGGTGCAAATTCGACGCAGCATTGGCTATATTTTTCAAGCCCATAATCTGCTAGGGTTTTTAACTGCTAAACAAAACGTACAAATGGCGGTGGAATTGAACGAACACATTTCTCAAGAGGAAGCGATCGCACAATCACAAGCCATGCTCACAGCCGTAGGATTAGAAAATCGCGTTGAATATTACCCTGATAATATGTCTGGTGGGCAAAAACAAAGAATTGCGATCGCCCGCGCCCTGGTAAATAATCCCCCACTAGTATTAGCCGACGAACCCACAGCCGCTTTAGATAAACAATCAGGACGTGATGTGGTAGAAATCATGCAACGTCTCGCCAAAGATCAAGGAACATCTATCTTGTTAGTCACCCATGACAACCGCATTTTAGACATCGCCGATCGCATTGTCGAAATGGAAGACGGAATCTTAGCCCGTGACTCCCAAACCGCAATCATCAGTTACGATGCTGGAGCGTGGACTGAAAACAATAGTTGA
- a CDS encoding HAD family hydrolase, with protein MYRNPSVPTGKSPSLKPLSSDASADLSNIRLIATDMDGTLTNQGKFSTALLQALEDLQTAGIKVIIVTGRSAGWVNGLNSLMPIAGAIAENGGLFYLSGSEETVALTPIADFTAHRQHLAVIFTQLKAKFPQIQESADNRFRITDWTFDVAGLSLDELQTLSNLCHDMDWGFTYSNVQCHIKPQGQEKAIGLLQVLREYFPDYAPEQIVTVGDSPNDESLFNQSYFPMSVGVANVLKYANQIQYQPVYMTTAAEGEGFCELASYILESKRKARAT; from the coding sequence ATGTACAGAAACCCAAGTGTTCCGACTGGGAAGTCTCCAAGTCTTAAACCACTTTCCTCAGATGCGTCTGCTGATTTGAGTAATATTCGCCTCATCGCTACGGATATGGATGGCACACTGACGAATCAGGGAAAATTTTCTACTGCTTTACTGCAAGCATTGGAAGATTTACAAACGGCTGGAATTAAAGTCATTATTGTTACAGGACGTTCTGCGGGTTGGGTGAATGGATTAAATAGCTTGATGCCAATTGCTGGAGCGATCGCAGAAAATGGCGGCTTATTCTATTTATCTGGAAGTGAGGAAACAGTAGCATTGACACCCATTGCCGATTTCACAGCCCATCGCCAACACCTAGCTGTCATCTTTACCCAATTAAAAGCTAAATTTCCCCAAATTCAAGAATCGGCCGACAATCGCTTTCGCATCACCGACTGGACATTTGATGTAGCGGGTTTGAGTCTAGATGAACTACAAACCCTAAGTAATCTTTGTCACGATATGGATTGGGGATTTACTTACAGTAATGTGCAGTGTCACATTAAACCCCAAGGGCAAGAGAAAGCCATTGGTTTATTACAAGTATTGCGAGAATACTTTCCTGATTATGCCCCAGAACAAATTGTGACAGTTGGTGATAGTCCAAATGATGAAAGTTTATTTAATCAAAGTTATTTCCCAATGTCTGTAGGCGTGGCGAATGTGTTGAAATATGCCAACCAAATACAATATCAGCCAGTTTACATGACGACGGCGGCTGAAGGAGAAGGTTTTTGTGAATTAGCAAGTTATATCTTGGAAAGCAAGAGAAAAGCTAGGGCTACTTAG
- a CDS encoding M20 family metallopeptidase, whose protein sequence is MLTHIQDLATKLAPRLIEIRRHIHSHPELSGQEYQTAAFVAGVLSSSGLRVQEGIGKTGVVGEIKTAAEDECFLAIRADMDALPIQESTGLEYASKTKGVMHACGHDIHTTIGLGTAMILSQMAEELGGNVRFLFQPAEEIAQGASWMIQDGVMKNVAAVLGVHVFPSIPAGSIGVRYGALTAAADDLEIIIIGESGHGARPHEAIDAIWIAAQVITSLQQAISRTQNPLRPVVLSIGKISGGRAANIIADQVQLLGTVRSLHPETRAQLPSWIEKIVANVCHSYGARYKVNYHQGVPGVNNDYALTQILQSAGEAAWGSDRVQVLPEPSLGAEDFSVYLEHVPGAMFRLGVGYSERIINHPLHHPEFEVDESAIVTGVVTMAYAACKYFQQTSI, encoded by the coding sequence ATGCTGACCCATATTCAAGACTTAGCCACAAAACTAGCACCCCGCCTGATTGAGATTCGTCGTCATATTCACTCTCATCCAGAACTTAGCGGTCAAGAGTATCAAACTGCTGCGTTTGTGGCCGGTGTCTTATCTTCTAGCGGTCTGCGTGTACAAGAAGGTATCGGCAAAACGGGGGTAGTGGGAGAAATTAAAACTGCTGCTGAGGATGAGTGTTTTTTGGCAATTCGTGCTGATATGGATGCTTTGCCGATTCAAGAATCTACGGGGTTGGAATATGCTTCTAAAACAAAAGGTGTCATGCACGCTTGCGGTCATGATATCCATACTACGATAGGTTTGGGAACGGCGATGATACTTTCGCAAATGGCGGAGGAATTAGGCGGAAATGTGCGGTTTTTGTTTCAGCCTGCGGAGGAAATTGCCCAAGGCGCAAGCTGGATGATTCAAGATGGGGTGATGAAAAATGTTGCGGCTGTTTTAGGGGTTCATGTTTTCCCTTCTATCCCGGCTGGTTCAATTGGTGTGCGTTATGGGGCGTTGACGGCGGCGGCTGATGATTTGGAGATTATCATTATCGGGGAATCTGGTCATGGTGCGCGTCCCCATGAGGCGATTGACGCGATTTGGATTGCGGCGCAGGTGATTACTTCCTTACAACAAGCTATTAGCCGTACTCAAAATCCATTGCGTCCGGTGGTGTTGAGTATTGGTAAAATTAGCGGCGGGAGAGCGGCTAATATTATTGCTGATCAAGTACAGTTATTGGGAACAGTGCGATCGCTCCATCCAGAAACCCGCGCTCAACTTCCAAGCTGGATTGAAAAAATTGTGGCTAATGTCTGTCATTCCTACGGTGCGCGGTATAAGGTAAATTATCACCAAGGTGTACCCGGTGTCAATAATGATTATGCGCTGACGCAAATATTACAATCAGCAGGTGAAGCAGCTTGGGGTAGTGATCGCGTTCAAGTTTTACCAGAACCGTCTCTAGGTGCGGAAGATTTTTCGGTATATTTGGAACACGTCCCCGGTGCAATGTTTCGCTTGGGTGTAGGGTACTCTGAGCGAATTATCAATCATCCCTTACATCACCCTGAATTTGAAGTGGATGAATCTGCTATTGTGACAGGAGTTGTCACAATGGCTTACGCCGCTTGTAAGTATTTTCAGCAAACATCAATCTAA
- a CDS encoding Uma2 family endonuclease, translating into METLTLNIPPAVGLTDEQFYQLCIANDEWRIELTAAGELIIMPPTGGESGIRNSDLNLQVGLWNRQTKLGKVFDSSTEFRLPNGAFRSPDVAWVKTERWEALTSEQRRRFPPMCPDFVIELRSATDSLKTLRAKMQEYRDNGVRLGWLIDPQTPLVEIYRPGVEVETINFSVEQPPQLSGEDVLPGFVLDLSLIMNP; encoded by the coding sequence ATGGAAACTCTGACTCTCAACATTCCCCCAGCCGTAGGTCTGACAGACGAGCAGTTTTATCAACTGTGCATAGCCAATGATGAATGGCGGATAGAACTTACAGCCGCAGGAGAATTAATTATTATGCCACCAACTGGCGGCGAAAGCGGTATTAGAAATTCGGATCTCAATCTACAAGTTGGCTTGTGGAATCGTCAAACAAAACTGGGTAAAGTATTTGACTCCTCAACTGAGTTTCGTTTACCTAATGGTGCTTTTCGTTCGCCGGATGTTGCTTGGGTGAAAACAGAACGCTGGGAGGCTTTGACTAGTGAACAAAGGCGACGCTTTCCGCCAATGTGTCCAGATTTTGTGATTGAGTTGCGCTCTGCAACTGATTCTTTAAAGACATTACGGGCAAAAATGCAGGAGTATCGGGATAATGGTGTTCGCTTGGGTTGGTTGATTGACCCCCAAACGCCGTTAGTAGAAATTTATCGCCCTGGTGTTGAGGTAGAAACCATTAATTTTTCTGTTGAGCAACCGCCACAGCTTTCTGGGGAAGATGTATTACCTGGGTTTGTTTTGGATTTAAGTTTAATTATGAATCCATAG
- a CDS encoding SUMF1/EgtB/PvdO family nonheme iron enzyme produces MLRGGSWNNNPRNCRCAYRNRNEPDNRNNNIGLRVVCSPAIAPLGQNW; encoded by the coding sequence CTGCTGCGCGGTGGTTCTTGGAACAACAATCCTAGGAACTGTCGCTGTGCATATCGCAACAGGAACGAGCCGGACAACAGGAACAACAACATCGGTTTGCGGGTTGTTTGTTCCCCCGCGATTGCTCCTCTCGGTCAGAATTGGTAG